In the genome of Pangasianodon hypophthalmus isolate fPanHyp1 chromosome 15, fPanHyp1.pri, whole genome shotgun sequence, the window CAGTAtgtttaaaacagtaaaatgtttctgctggtttaaaattctgtttattcacattcacattaattTCCCAACATTAATTTCAAGCCTcgccttttcttccttttcctgAAGAATCGTTTAAAGATTGCTGACAGACTCTCTCCTAaacatttattgtgtttttaggCCGAGTTTTTCTGTCTGGCTGAGAAAGTTCTGTCAGGAGTTAAGAAGATTCCTAAAGGAGATGGTAACTGCAGTACTGATAAACTGCTCAGGTATCTGAAGCAGTACAATAACGGGGTACgtttaatttattgtttctaACCTTCACTCAGTTACTTAATCCTGCTCTACGTATGGATCACTTACAGATAAATTCACATTGTGTTGATGTGCATTTAGGTATCAGAATTCTGCATATATTGTgtagatttaaaatatatgaactTTCACATAGATTGAtggtttgggtttgtttttttctccagacAAACTGCAGTGTCCCAAAAAAAGGAGATGAAATAATCCTCCGTTCTTTCTTAGACGATCTgctgaaatgtgtgaaaaaggTCTACTCCAGGTCATGATGCCCAGAGCACTGCTTTCTAAACAgcttttgctttaatttatgaaatcacatatttatattGGCATGTAATGCTCtaagtatatttatttttgttttaatgttttcaacatttttattaaaataaatttattgcAGTATACTGGTGTTATTTTCTCATTTGGAAGACTTTATCgaggatttaaataaaaatgggttAAGATTTTTTTGACTCCTGCAATTCATTTTGTGTAAGAAAATTTCAGGTTTGACATTTTAGTCACTGCCGGTGCAGTAACAGGCCAGATATCGGGTAAATATCCATGCACTTTTCATATCATCAGTGTTTATCAGGTACTTTCCGGGTGCTTGATAGTACAGCTTGTAAAATATCAGCAAAATAATGACTGTGATGTGCATTTCGAGTAGCATATCTTCTGATAAGTGGACCAAAATGCAGCCATTGTTCAGTCTTAAACTGAAAATTTTCATCAGTGCATTCAGTAAAAAGGATGTTAATGTCAACAAATAGAAAATTGGTGCAAGACAATAAAACACCTAAGGATGCTTTAATTGGCATTTGATTATTAAGCAGTGCATTAGACTGATCATAGTGATACGAGTGTCTGTGCTAATCCAATACCTTCTCTGAAAACCCACCGGACCTAGAAAAGTTTACTGATGTTGGTCATCCTCATCTAGTGACCAGGTGATGCAGCCATTTTGTGTTGTTCCATTGTCTCAGCTGTAGATAGTGCACAGGACTgcctcaaaaaataaaaaaacagacttatAAAATCATGTACGTTCAGCTGGAAGGTGATAATATGCAGATGATGTGATCATTTGTTTGacgtttatttctagaaaacatTTTATCTCTGCACACTGAAATCAGGTaatgctggagtgtgtgtgtgtgtgtgtgtgtgtgtgtgtacgatgGTGAACGTGCAGTTAAAGGGCTGCGCACATCATTAGAATCTAAGGGTTTGGTTTTTGCACACATCAGTGAAGCAGTAGACATTTGCTTCTTTCATGATGTTCATTACAATGTTACAGTGATGTGCTTTATCACTTAAATTATTGTAGAATAATTGAGAAGGAAAATAGTAATACTGTTCATTTGTGAACAAACATGaatttatgtgaaaaatgtgatttactAATTCTCTAATCACACTGTTTCCAACATTTAGCCAGCTGTCACAAGTGATTCATTCACAGATCACTCAtttatagcaaccaacaaaactgatgatggtgatgatgaaaagAGACGTGTGTGAGTCCTCTCTGttctgcctctgtctctgtcttcgttctgtctctgtctctgcctcttttctgtctccattctgtctctgcctcttttctgtctctgcctcttttctgtctctgtctctgtctctgcctctgcctctgtctctgcctctgtctccgttctgtgttgtctctctctctgttctgtctCGGCTCGTTGAATTGCTTCTGGCACTTTATAAATTATTGAGAGCTTCTGTGTTGCCACAGAGGAGagtgagtgggcggggctggGCTGGTGGGTGTGGCTATAATGGAGGCACATGGCGTTCATCCTCGTTCTGTCAGTTTCTTATGATGTAAACAGGAATGTcattctttatctttctctttgGCATGATTATATCAAGGCACTGTGTTAACAGATCATTTAAATTAGTCTGTATCCTAAATAagtctataaataaaatcatacgGTACATGTCTAAAtaaatgcacacagacagactgtAGCTGCACGCTGATCTCTTGGCTTTTTTCTCTTGAGCTTGTCTTTGTCTTCACCATAAGTCTCAAAAGTCATTAACACATAATGAACCTAGATTGTGTTTTCATTACTTTTTCAGTAATACTTTGACAGCACAATATTGTGTGCACAAGCTATTAACTAATAAATCTGTCTctgatttattataaataaatctataaatttaaatttaaattcagtAGGTTTTCTTGGTGGAAGTCTTGCATTAGAGAGTTCTGTAATCAGTGGGAACACTGTGAAGGAAATCCAATCCGGGCTGTAAACTTAATTCTTCAGTCCAACATGAATAATTCAGCAGCACTCACTCGCCACCTGTCTACAGAAAACCTCCAGATTAACTTACATTATTTCCtagaaatgatgatataattCTGTCTGTTATCATATGTAGTTCAGTTCATGTTAAATAATTGTAGACCAGCCTCACCTTGTGTTTAAACCACACTGCTGAATGAACAGAATTACAGTCTGTGCTGCAGGTCGGGACATTATTTCACCCCTgcattgtctgtctgtctctgttaaCACGTCAGCAAGGGCGTGGCCACGCGGGGGACTTGGGCGACAGATACTAACCCACCTGCCTCCCCACCTGCCTCCCCACCTGCCTCCCCACCTGCCTCCCCACCTGCCTCCCCACCTGCCTCCCCACCAGCCCTGAGTTCAGATAGGGATAAGTCTCTCTCTGAGAGATCTCTAACTCCTGTACAACACAGACGTAAAGAATCATTTTTGTAGGGCGAgttgatttaaataaatcaaaataaataaattgtgatgttttctaataaatcttttaaactcgTGCGCATCAGTGCTAGGGGTCAGGAGCAGCGACTGATGGACCTCACAGAGTCcactgatcatcatcatcatcatcatcacagtaataataataataataataataataataataataacgaccTGATTTGGGGCAGATGGATGGGTGAGTTTCTGCACGTCAGCTGTCTGTGTTTGAGGTAGAAAACGAAATGTAGATAAACAAGTTAAAAGTGAATAACGAATATGTTACTCGTTAATTCTCGCACGAGCTTGCGGACTGGGTTAAGATGATTTTAGGGAAACAGttgttaattaaagaacattctTAATGTGAAATTAACGAAATATTTAGCGTTAAGAATCTTTTTCAATAAACGTTGAGTAATAAATCATTTgtagtttttagttttagtttaaagtttattttaaaggggacctacacagcATTCACAGTCCGTTTatcactttttatttgttttgcatgtaataataataataataataataataataataataataataataataataataataataatctgttgCTATAATGTGCCCCGCTGCTCAGAACTGAATGCAGATTAAAATCAGAAGCTCATTCTCTTCCGtcttacctgtgtgtgtctccattTCTGTCccagcagtgtgtaagtgtgtatcaGCTCTCTGTCTGCTTTTATACCGCATATCTACTATTAATATTGCATCGCCATGATTTAATAATTTCAAATCCGTCAGCACAAGAGAATGAATTAAAAGCAGCACACAGTGATTTTAAACAAGAAAACCTCGAAAGTaataaattagttttatttatagatagatagatagatagatagatagatagatagatagatagatagatagatagatagatagatagatttcgTGTCTGTTCCTGATGTAAACAGTTGAAAGTATTTgtcatttctgcatttttaatcCCCTTCGAgttctttattaataaaacaacacagaagtGTTCAGTGTGCTGTAGATTATTAGTGACTCTGATGTTATAGCTcttaatgatttaaatgttaatgagcAGCCATGAAAATGATCAATAAACATCTAGGATATGAGCTCTAAAATCTACAATATATTAACAGGATAAAATCATTTCTCACTGTTTATGACTCGATAATTGAAAAAAACGTTAATTTTCTGTACTTGGCTGTAGAAGTATAATTATTCAGgctgtaattaaatatttagtgtAATTCCTGTGCAGGAGACAGAAGGCTGGCACTAACCCGGTATTTCAGTCTGTAGGATAAAAGTggatgtaatttatttatacagataTGAGCGGACACGAGagcttagaaaaaaataatttattaaatattaattcacaCATTTCAAGTGAAATCTCAGGACATTTCTCCGAGTCAGTGAAGGTGGCTACGATCACAACAAAACAATTCAGTAGcagctttatttctgtttttctgtcgcGCAGATTTGCAGAATTTATTTCAGAATCTGTTCAGTGTGGAAGGAAGTGACGTCCATCAGATACCTGCCGAGTTCTAACCGACATTTAATTATAAGAAAGTTTCTGGCGTTTCACCATCGGCTCATGTTCAGGTGCattaacaggaaataattacacacacttcaggacatAATGTGCGATAATACTGAAATAAGTGTTAAAGCTACTTTCTCCTTGGAAGCTTCTCTAAAATGAAAAGCGCAATAAAACTGGCATCCTGTTGTTTTAAGAGCCACAGAAGTGAAATGCGGAGCTGCAGGAAGTGTCCTGTGACATTATTGTGCAAAATACATTtagagaagaaaatgaaaagaactcTTCCAGTGCTCTAGTTCCTGATCAGAAGAACTTGTAGATCCCTGTCACGTGCGTTAAAGTGTTGAGCAGTTCCTGTGAATAAGAGCCGCTCGGTCAGTGCGCCGCGGAGTATTTCATCcgcttctgtttctgtctctggtTACAGAACCAAACTCGGACCACGTTCTTCTTCAGGTCCAGTTTCTCTGCGATGGCAGCGATTTTCTCTGAAGAAGGCCGGGGCTGGATGGCGAAATAGGCCTCGAGTGAGCGCTTCTCCGGCGCAGCGATGGATGTGCGCTTTCGCTTGCGCTCTCCGTTACCGTTCAGCAGCAGGTCTGTGCGCGCGCTCGTGTCGCGGTGCGCCGCCTCGGCCTCGTCCAGCCACGCCTGTAGCACCGGCCGCAGCGCGATCATGTTgttgtgtgagagtgtgagagactCGAACCGGCAGATCGTGCTCTGGCTGAGAGAGCCCACTCCCGGGATTTTGAGGTTGGCGAGCGCGGAGCCCACGTCTGCCTGCGTCACGCCGAGTTTGATGCGCCGCTGTTTGAAGCGCTCTGCGAACGCCTCGAGCTCGCGCGGGTCCGAGTCTCCGTCACCGCCAGGAAGCAGGGGAAGCTGAGGGTGAGAGTGCGCGTGCGGGAGACCCGCGTGGCCTGCTGCCTGGTGCAGGTGGCACGCAACGGCCGGGAGGTGATGCTGGTGCGCCTGCGCGGCCAAAGCCGCCGGATCCGGTGCCAAGCCGCCCACAGCGAGCGCGGAGGACAAGTGCTCGAGGAGCTCGCCCTCCAGCGTCTGGCTCAGGTGgttatgatgatggtggtgatgatgatgatgatgatgggagGAAGTAGAAGAGATGGACGAAGAGGAAGAGGACGTGGCGCACACGCCGCCGTTCATGGCGTGGTATGATGTCGCGTGCGGCTTGGCGAGATCGGCGGCCGCCAGAGCTTCTGCGCGCGCCAGCAGGCTCTCATCAAATGCGCCGAATATGTTGGTCTGCAGCTGAGAGCGAGAACAAACAGAGAAACGGAGAGAGTGAACGGAGTGGGGGCTGCGGGAAGGAGGGGGGCTGGTGCACGCGGGATTTACGGGGGAAAGACGGCAAGTCCTAAAAAttaatatgagagagagagagagagagagagagagagaggaaagaaggaagtcgggcaaaagcaaaaaaaaaggcgaGGAAGCAGCACGCGTGTTTCCTTCTTACTGAAGTGTAAAGAATAATGAAGCTTCCCGTTACACGTACCTGCGGACACACGCGCCTCATGGCCTCCGAGCTCGCGTGCACGCCGGAGTACTTGGGCTCGTGCACCGGCGCGTGCACGGGGAAGTGCTGCTGCTTGCCGTTCATGACCGTCAGGTTCTCTCCTCGCGCGCTGGCTCTGCGTTCTCCCGCTGTACAGCTCTCTCCATCGCCACCTCCTTCCGGTCACCTGCCccaacacacacctgctcagcGTCTCACCTTACACACGGAGAGCTCAGAGCGCGCGCGCTAAATGCGCACTGAACCTGGTGGGGCgcaaatatttcagtttatttactttttaccaGAAAGTtcagttttaatgtttatttttaatataaaactgattttaGCTACAGGTTAGAAGCCGGACGTTTGTTACTCTCATCTTCAgctaattaatgtaaaataaccCTCAAACCTGTTACacctgagagtgagacaggagggcagacagacaggtccTGCGCGCACGTGCGCTtttgtgtaatgaaataaagctgcagtaaaatgattaaatgtcatttttaaagaacCTTCAGCATTAATCATATTGGATGTAAGGAGAGTGCTGATTTTAACCggaaatgtaaaattaattatttcgACTTAATTTACTCTTTACAAATGTAATGAATTAAATCTTACTATTTTTATCCTGATCTTTTGTGTCACTTAGTGACTTTACTTTCTCTGagcatttatacacacattaaccaaaaatattaaacatacacacgtgatttacaattaataaattaacactaaaaccaattaattaaaaaaaactgttcgtttaaaatgtgaaaaggtgtttaagatgttttggttaggaaacatttcagttcaaagacatgtatattatattattattattatatttctacaCGTCAGGccatgttttaatatttatatttgaaaagTGGAAGCTGTTGTGTTtatattcacacatttatttctcaGAGTCTTTATCAGCCTGCAAATATTAACTTGtgcttatatttatttatttgtttgtttgtttgtttgtttgtttgtatgaaaatgatttgtctaatgacagaaaatgatgaaaggtttttccacatttttcagAAAAGCTATAAAATTCATATATGACCATAAAATAtgactgcaaaacaaaaataatgaactatTTAATGACTTCATACATTATTTGAGATATATAT includes:
- the il13 gene encoding interleukin-13, encoding MKVVVVFLATATALAYGTVDLKFIMREVKCLHEKTLNTEDFDSVFVKDLKENKKDSCEAEFFCLAEKVLSGVKKIPKGDGNCSTDKLLRYLKQYNNGTNCSVPKKGDEIILRSFLDDLLKCVKKVYSRS
- the pou4f3 gene encoding POU domain, class 4, transcription factor 3, with product MNGKQQHFPVHAPVHEPKYSGVHASSEAMRRVCPQLQTNIFGAFDESLLARAEALAAADLAKPHATSYHAMNGGVCATSSSSSSISSTSSHHHHHHHHHHHNHLSQTLEGELLEHLSSALAVGGLAPDPAALAAQAHQHHLPAVACHLHQAAGHAGLPHAHSHPQLPLLPGGDGDSDPRELEAFAERFKQRRIKLGVTQADVGSALANLKIPGVGSLSQSTICRFESLTLSHNNMIALRPVLQAWLDEAEAAHRDTSARTDLLLNGNGERKRKRTSIAAPEKRSLEAYFAIQPRPSSEKIAAIAEKLDLKKNVVRVWFCNQRQKQKRMKYSAAH